TCGGTCTAATTACACATTATTTTGGCTTTAGTATTTTTAAATTTATCAAATATCTTAAAGATGAAATTTTTATTGTTATTGGAACATCATCATCAGAGTCAGCATTACCTTCAATGATGCGTAAGCTAGAAAACTATGGCTGCTCCAAGCAAGTAGTTGGTCTTGTTGTACCAACAGGGTATTCCTTTAATTTAGATGGTACGTCTATTTACTTATCCATGGCAGCAATATTTATCGCTCAAGCTTATGGCGTGGAATTAGATATTTGGCATCAAATTACCCTATTAACCATTTTAATGCTGACATCTAAAGGAGCCGCTGGTGTAACAGGCTCTGGCTTTATTACGCTCGCAGCAACTCTAGCAGCATTCCCTATGATCCCAGTAGAAGGGATTGCATTGTTAATCGGTGTCGATCGTTTTATGTCAGAGGCTCGTGCCGTAACAAACTTAATTGGTAATGGTGTTGCAACAGTTGTTGTTTCAAAAATGGAAAAAGAATTCGATCCAGAGCAAGAAAAACGCGCTCTTGCAGGTGAAGTAACTATTCAATAAGATCAATTATGCCTCGGCATAATTGCGTCTGGAATCGTCTTTGTGCTTAGGCCTGCGTGATGCAGGTCAGTTAGCCGTTATCGCATGGATGCGATGATTTTAGGCTAACATCCTTTATTAACTCCTTTCCGATTCCTTGACATCCGCCGGAGGCTTTATCTTCATTCAGTAGGAGTTTGGATACCCACTAAAAAGGAACCAAAGCCACATTCATCTCACCATCTGTAGAGGTGGGAGGCTTCTGCTGAATGAAGATAAAAAGCTGACCATCGATGTAATTCTCACGTCAATGGTCAGCTATTTTTTATTTCCTTGTTCTTCTTACCTGTTATGTCAAAATAATTTTTATAAAATATTGAAACCTAGGATTCGACTTCCCCGTATAATACAGTAGATTGGAGGCTTTTTATGGCTACATTTACACTTACCTTTCCGAAAGCATTCGAAAGTTTTACATATATCCCTATTATTAATGAACAAAATGAAACAGTATGTGTATTGCAAAAGGTTGACCGTTCAACCGTTGGAAAAGTTATCAATGCTGTTATGCTAGTAGCTGCACAGCAATCTTTACCACATCATTATGAAACACGCACTACCTTAGGAGCACCTCTTTTTCAAGTGCAATCAACTCTCTTAACGAAGGGGGTTAGCCATCAACTGGTGATGCCAGATGGAACAACCCTACCAATTCAACGCAAGACCGTGCAGCTACTTGAATCCTCCTATTCATTTACAATGGACGGACTCGTTTTCCGCTTTGAAAAGGATTTTACATCAACTGCCTACCTATATTGCAATGATGAAAAAATAGCAAGCGCCAGTAATATAGAAACGGAACTCGTGCGTACTGGGATAGCTTTTAAACTTTTTGACTCAGATGATACGCTATTTGTCGCTTTACTAGCAACTCTTTATCAGACATTGTTCTTATTAAATAAATAAAATAGATAAGGAAGCTTCAAAAGCACTTTACACGCTAGAATTGTTCCTGATATTCCGGAACACGAAATAAATTCGCTTTGTTTTGACTATTTTATACAGCCCCTTGAAAATAGGAGTACACTTAAAGAGTAGTTTTACTTTACTTTTGGAGGGGTTTCATATGGATTCAAAAGCTGCAGACATTAAAAATTTAATGACTTTAAATCTTCTTGTTCAAATCTTAGAGGAACGTGGCATTATGACTGATCGCGAGTTAAAAGAACGTCTTACAAATAACGTTAAGCTTTCCTCTATGGATACCGATTTAAAAGAAAAAGTCATTGAAGAAATCAAACATTAATGGGTAATAAGTCAAAGGGAGTAGCTCTAAGCACTAAGAATACTTAAGCTACTCTCTATTTTAATCAATTTCAACCTATATTTTATGTTATATTAAGAGAATCTATTTAGCATGATTAAAACAGATTTTATTCATAAATTAGGAATGCTCAATTTCAGAAGTACGCTTATTCATATATTTTTGGCTAGTCACTCTTTTATTTAATATAAACAAGTATGTAATTAGAATTAGATTAACAATTAAGACGATAATACTGCCTTCAATTTTATAGATGCCTCCTGATATTAATGGATTTCCTTGAAAAGTACTGTTTAAGAGATTTGGATAATCGCTTGCCAAAGAAACACCGCCAAATATTATGGCTCCAATGGTATTCCAAATGAAATGGGCAATTATTGGTGCTACTATTGTGCCTGTGTATTCTAATAGTTATGTCACAAGTATACTCACTGAAACAACATTCAGCACAGGGATAATACCGGCTTCAAATGCTCCACCATGCATCGCAGAAAATAAAATAGTAGTACAGACGGTTGCCACAGTTACATTATATTTTTGCTTCCATAATTGATATAGATAACCCCTCATCAACAATTCCTGCATTACAGAATTCAATAATGATGCGAAAATCCAAATCCAAACGTAATCAATCATGTTTTGGCCCTGTATCTGCATTGTCTTTGTAAGTAAAAGGATAGCTATCACGCTACCGAACCATAAGACACCTATACCAACACCTATTAGAGAATTTTTAAAGAATCTTGAGGCTAGGGGGATCTTAATTTTACCCTTTTCTATTAAAGAAACAAAAATAATAGACAATAAACATACTAGAGCAAGTGGTGCGAATTCCTACCATAATCGTAATAATGCCTGATTATTTGTTTGAATATCGGGTGCAAAAGAAATTTAAATTGCCCATCCAACAAAAAAGATAATTGTTTTTAAAATTGTACTTACTAATTTTTTCAATATTGATTTCTCTCCGATAACTGTGTAAATTATTGAATTTATATATTAATGCTATTTTCAACTGTACATCCAACGGAGTTAAGTGGTACAACTTTATTTCAAGGGGATATCTATTTCCTTCACAAAGACAGCAGTACCTGTAATCGAAATAGTTAATTTCCCGTTATCATTTTTTACGTGCACCTGCACACGTCCATCCTTCTCAAGTTCCTGTCCCTGTTCGACGATAAGTGTTTTCTCACTTTGTTCTTGCTGCTCAATATAGGTTGCATGATAGGCACCCATAACACCAGATGCAGTACCTGTTGTAATATCTTCAATTGTTCCAGAATAAGGAGAAGAAAAATGTCTTGCATGCATATCGGCATTTTTATCAAATGCCTCTAAGCAAAATGGATGTAAGGATGCTTTTGGCATTTCCTTTAATATAGTCGGAAATGTAGCTGTTTGTGGTGCCATCGCTTTAAAAAATTCTAAGTTTTTGATTGGTATTAGCAATGTCCACAGGCCTGTACTGCCATAAACAATTGGTAAGTCTGGATGTATAGCTTCTTCTGGAAGTTCAATAGATTGTGCAAGCTCGGCTTTTGAACCGTTAAAGGCTACAAACTGAGGAGCTGCATGTTGCATGGTCATGAAAATTTCACCTGATTTTTGCTCTGTTATTGCAATTGGAAGGATGCCAGCCTTTGTTTCAATGGTAAAAACTTGCTTATTCTCTAATAAACCTTTTGTTTTTAGCGCATAAATCGTTGCCATGGTAGCATGACCACACAAATTTACTTCATGACCTGGCGTAAAGTAACGTATTCTTAAATCTGCTCGCTCAGATTTTAGGGCAAATGCTGTTTCATTAAAGCCTACTTGCTTTGCAATCGCCTGCATCTCATTATCGCTATATGAATCTCCCTCTACCACAACACCTGCTGGATTTCCCTTATTAGGGATTGTACTAAATGCATCAAAATGATAGACCGTCACCATCTTTATCTTTTCCTCTTTTCTACCAGCTAGTGTGTACTACCAATTCGATCAAATGGCCATAATACAAAACCTGCTGTCCCCAAAATTTCATGCTGTGCAACAAATCCGACTTTTTGATCTCGGCTATCTATACTTCTTCGACGATTATCCCCAAGAACGAAAAAATGCCCTTCTGGCACAATCATTTCACCTAATTGCTCCTCTAAAGTAAAATCATATGTAAAATCGCCTTTATCCAGCAATGCTTCTTTATACTTTATTAAATAAGGTTCTTCAAAGGCCTTTCCATTTATGTACAGAACATCATCTTTATAGGCTATATGATCTCCTGGTAACCCGATAATTCTCTTAATATAATTTTCTTCTTCATTCGCTTTAAAGACAATCACATCAAAGCGTTGATAACTTGAAATTTTCGGTCCTACTTTATTTACGATAACTTTATCACCATTTTCAAAGGTTGGCATCATGGAGGCTCCTTCTACAACTACAGGTGAAAAAATGAAATAACGGATCCCCATTGTAAAAATAATGGCAAATCCAATTGCTTTAATCCAAGCCCAAAGTTCATTTTGATTTTGTTTTTGCGCCACATCTCACACCCCATTTTCATCTAATTATCTTACACTAATAAATACGAATCCACTACGGGGAAAGTTCCATGAATTTCTAAAAAAACTAAAATTCAACGTTATTTGCGCTAAATTCTAGTTTCTCATTCTCTATACAGCCATATTTTTCAAATAACAGTTTATAACAACTAAGAAAAATCATTTTCTAAAGTTCATTGTATTTAAAAAACATTATATGCGCTTATCGAATTGTTTTGAATGCCGTTGCCCAAGGAATTAACTGATCTAACATTTGATTTACAGAGTCTACCTGTACCTCTTTTGGTTTAAATGTTGTACCATTTTCAAAATCTGTAAATAATGATAGTTCAGGATGAACTCGAACATCTGCTACTAATAATTCACCAAGAATGCCACGTAAATGTTCAGAGGCCCTTGCTCCACCTACAGAGCCATACGAAACGATTCCAGCAGCTTTGTTATTCCATTCCTCACGTAAAAAATCTAACGCATTTTTTAATGCCCCGTAATGGAGTGATTATATTCGGCAACAACAAATACAAAGCCATCACAAGCTGCAACTCTTTGAGACCATGCAGCCACTCCAGATGCATCTCCTCCTGGCTCACCTAGAAATGGTAGCTTAAAATCTGCAATATCAATAATTTCATATTCTGCGTCACTGCGTTTTTCAGCCACATTCTTAACCCATTCTCCTACCTGTGGACTTAAACGCCCCTCACGCGTACTACCT
This genomic stretch from Lysinibacillus pakistanensis harbors:
- the lepB gene encoding signal peptidase I, yielding MAQKQNQNELWAWIKAIGFAIIFTMGIRYFIFSPVVVEGASMMPTFENGDKVIVNKVGPKISSYQRFDVIVFKANEEENYIKRIIGLPGDHIAYKDDVLYINGKAFEEPYLIKYKEALLDKGDFTYDFTLEEQLGEMIVPEGHFFVLGDNRRRSIDSRDQKVGFVAQHEILGTAGFVLWPFDRIGSTH
- a CDS encoding tubby C-terminal domain-like protein; translation: MATFTLTFPKAFESFTYIPIINEQNETVCVLQKVDRSTVGKVINAVMLVAAQQSLPHHYETRTTLGAPLFQVQSTLLTKGVSHQLVMPDGTTLPIQRKTVQLLESSYSFTMDGLVFRFEKDFTSTAYLYCNDEKIASASNIETELVRTGIAFKLFDSDDTLFVALLATLYQTLFLLNK
- a CDS encoding CPBP family intramembrane glutamic endopeptidase codes for the protein MIDYVWIWIFASLLNSVMQELLMRGYLYQLWKQKYNVTVATVCTTILFSAMHGGAFEAGIIPVLNVVSVSILVT
- a CDS encoding PhzF family phenazine biosynthesis isomerase, whose protein sequence is MKMVTVYHFDAFSTIPNKGNPAGVVVEGDSYSDNEMQAIAKQVGFNETAFALKSERADLRIRYFTPGHEVNLCGHATMATIYALKTKGLLENKQVFTIETKAGILPIAITEQKSGEIFMTMQHAAPQFVAFNGSKAELAQSIELPEEAIHPDLPIVYGSTGLWTLLIPIKNLEFFKAMAPQTATFPTILKEMPKASLHPFCLEAFDKNADMHARHFSSPYSGTIEDITTGTASGVMGAYHATYIEQQEQSEKTLIVEQGQELEKDGRVQVHVKNDNGKLTISITGTAVFVKEIDIPLK